The sequence GGCCGACGGCGCGAACAGCGCCGCATTGAGTCCACCCAGCGGACAACGCGCCGAACGATACTCGAACGCCTCGACCCCGGCACCGCGCATCGCACTGCCCAGGCCCTGGGTCAGCCCGTAGTCCTGCCGATCTTCCAGCTTCGCAGCATGTTCGGCGAAGGGCGCCTGTTGCAGGCGCACACCCCGCTGCACCTGGAAACGCGCCTCGAAGGACGCATGTTCGGAAAGAATGCGTCCGCTGGGCGGCGGGCTGCTCATGCCCTCCCACAGCACGAAGCGGTAATAGGCGCCTTCGGCCATCGCGGTTTCCAGGCGCAGGGCGGCGTAGAACAGGCTCGGCTCGTGGCGCCGACCGAAGCGTGAACCCCAGCGCAGCGGCGGATAGCGGAACGGTGTCTTGAGCAGGTAATGCAGATCCGTAGTCGTCTGCGGCAGGCGCGGCTTGCTGGTTTCGATCAGTTCCTCGAGCAGCGCCTGCTCCTCGAGGGTATCCACCAATTGCAGGGTCGCGACCTGCTCCTGGCTTTCCACCAGGCGCACCAGCTTGCCGCGCAGCGGCGTGATCGTCTGCTCGCCCTGGCAACGCCGCCAGAGCTCGGCGCCCGCGTCGGAAGCCATTCAGACTTTGCCCCGAATGGCGTCGAGGTATTCCACCACCTGTACCAGGCCCTGCACCTGTTCCATGAGCTGCAGCGGCACGCCGCCCAGGTGATGGTTGTCGGTGCGCAGGAAGTGGCGCATGTCCTCAAGGTTGCCGCCGAACAAGGCAAACAGCGCGCGATAGATACGCACCAGCAGCAGCGCCAACTCGCCGGTCTTGCTGTTGACCCGCAGGCCAGCGCCCTTCCAGCGGCTCACCGCGCTGCGGTCCACACCGACGATATCGGCCAGCTCCTGCTGGGTCATGCCCAGTTGCTCGCGGGCAGCCAGAACGGCCTTGGCAAGAACGATGTCGGGCGACGGACTGTCCTGGATCAGGGCACTCATGGCGCGCGCCTCCTTGGTGAAATTTCATCATTTATATCACACAAAGTGATATTTCCACAGAACGTGAAATGAGCCGAAGCCTGCGTCTTTACCCGACCTTTACCACTGCTTGGCGTTTCTTGACGGGCCTGCGCAGTCAGAGTTTGCAACCGCGCGGCAATCGCTCGACGCGGACGCGACCCGATGAACGCGCCGGACCGGCGCTCCAGGAGCCCAACATGAAAAAGACTCTCGCCCTGCTCTGTGCCGCCCTTGCCCTGGCCGGCCCGCTGAGCAGCTTCGCCCAACCGGGCCCGGATCGAGGCCCCGACCATCGCCCGCCGGGCTACGGTCAACCGCCGAAGCCGGGCCATGACCACGGCCGCTCCGGCCATGCGGACCCGCGCTACTACCGCGATCCGCATTACCAGCCGCGCCCCGGCATGCCGGTGCCGCATCGGGAGTGGCGCAGGGGGTGGGTGGTGCAGCCGGTCTACCGTAGCGACCGCTACTGGGTCACCGACTGGCACGCGCGCCATCTGTATGCACCGCCGCGCGATCATCGCTGGCTGTACGTCAACGGCGACTACGTGCTGATCGCGATCGCCACCGGCGCGGTGGTCAGCGTACTCGCCGGCTATTGATGCCGGCTCGGCTCAGGCGGTGGCGCTCAGCAGCGAGCCGGCGCCGCCGCCACCTTTCTGAAGCGCCTGGACGAGCGCTGCGGCGGTCGTCTGCAGCGCTGCACTGGTACTGGCGATGCGGCTCTGAATCGCCATCAACGCGGCGGTGCGCTCGGCATCGGACGAATAGTGTCGCGCCTGGGCGGCGGACAGTTCTTGCTGCTCCTGCTGGAGCTGCTTCTGCAGTTCCTTGAGGCGCTTCTGCAGTTGCTGCACGGTAGTGGACGAGCCGCCCGCCGAGGCACTGCCGCTTGCGGCGGAAGAGCGGCCAGTAGGCACGGCCTGGCGCGTCGTAGTCTCGTCCTTGGCGGTGTCAGCCATTCCCGCGCCATTACCTGACGAGGCGTTGGTGGAGACCGAGATCACATAGTTCGAGCTAGATGGAGACACAATCATGTCCGGGTTCCTTTTCCGGGTATGCAGCCTGCTATCGACCGGCACGGGGAAATCTTGAGATGCGGATTCGCCCGCGCCGGCGAAAGCCACTACGATAGGCGCCCTTTCCGCCCCGCTCGCCGCCGCCATGGACAAGAAACGCGTCTACCAGTTGATCCTCGACCGCCTCGAAGCCGACCTGGACATCGCCGTGGGCGCTGCCCGTACTGCCCACGAGGCCGCCACTCACGAGGAAAACGTCGCCGAAAACAAGTACGACACGCTCGGCCTGGAGGCCGCCTACCTGGCCGCCGGGCAATCGCGCCGTGTCGAGGAGATCCGCCAGGCCCTGGCGCGCTTCCAGAACCTGGTACTGCGCGACTTCGACCCGGACCAGGGCGTGCAGACCAGCGCGCTGGTGCAGCTGGCAGATCAGGACGACCGCCTTATGTGGCTGTTCCTCGGCCCGGACGCCGCCGGTCTGAAGGTGGCGCTGGATGGCCAGGAGATCCTCGTCATCAGCCCGCGCTCGCCACTGGGTGGCGCCCTGCTCAATCACCAGCCGGGCGACGAGTTGCAGGTGGGCAAGCAGGTCTACGAAATCCTCGACGCCAGCTGACCTGGCCGGCGCACCCATCGACGCCGGACTACGCTGCATGCTCCGATCCCGAAGAAAGGAGCTGCCGCCATGCTGTTCAACTGGTCCGAATACGTTCCCGCGGTGAAGAAAGCCTTCGGCGCCCTGGGCAAGAAGCATCCAAAAATGATCGCCGCCTACCAGGCGCTGGATGCCGCCGCGGCGGACGGCGATGCGCTGGACGCCAAGACCCGCGAACTCATCTCCCTGGCCGTGGCCATCACCACTCGCTGCGACGGTTGCATCGGGGTGCATGCAGAGGCTGCACGCAAGGCCGGCGCGAGCGAAGCGGAAGTGGCGCAGGCACTTGCCACGGCCATCGCCATGAACGCGGGCGCGGCCTATGTCTACTCGCTGCGCGCCCTGGAGGCGTACGAATCTTCCGCCGGTTGATGCCGTCGGCGGAAATGCGCTATCAGTGGCGGCTTACCCTCTGACGTGAGCCGCCATGTCCACACCTGGATTCAGCACCTGGAAACTGGCCCTCGGCATTGCCGCCGGCATCTGGCTCGGCTTCGCTGCCGTAGCCCTCAGCTGCGCCCTGCTCTATCGCTACCTGCCCCAGGCTCCGGCCGAAGTCGCGAAGCGCGTGCTGCCAGCGCCAGCACCCGCGCGCCCCACCGCCGAAGACGCCAACGCGGCCATGTTCCAGCAATACCTTGAGAGCCAGCGCAAGCTGCAGGCCGAGCAGAATCAGAAGGTCGAGCAGAGCGAACGCGACAAGCGCTTCAACAGTGCGCCCTGCCAATTCTGGCGCCAGCAGTACCAGGCCGATCCCAGCGAGAAGAACCGCGTGAAGATGGACGCTTACTGCGGCTGAGCCTCTGGCTTGCCGAGCACCACCTGGTCGCGCCCCTGGTTCTTCGCCTGGTACAAGGCGCGGTCGGCCTCGTTGAGCCAAGCGCAGGCGTCCACCTGGTAGGGGCTGTAGGAGGCGACGCCGATGCTCAGGCTCACCATCAGCTCCGGATACAGTTCGAAGCGCACCTTGGCGAAGTTCTGCCGCAGGCGCTGCATCACTTCCACCGCCAGGGACTGCGTGGTGCCGGGGAGGATCACGCAGAACTCGTCGCCGCCGTAGCGGCCGGGCGTGTCCGTATCGCGCAGCGTATGGGTCAGGACGCGGCTGAGCTCGGCGATAACCATGTCACCCAGCACGTGCCCGTAGGTGTCGTTGACGTTCTTGAAGCGGTCGATGTCGATGAGTGCGATGCTGGAGCGGGTGTGCTGCTGGCGGCAGCGCTGGAACTCGCTTTCCAGCTGGTCCATCCAGCTGCCGTGGTTGAGCAGCCCGGTCAGGCTGTCGGTGCGACTCACCGCGCGCAAGGCCTTCTTGTGCTCGGAGAGACGCTTGGCCAGGCTGAAACTGCCCCCGCCGACCGCCAGCGGATAGATCACCAGCATTGGCAGGCAGGCGTACACCTGCAGCGGAGTCGCCACGGAGATGAAGGTGAAGCCGAAGAGCGCCACGGCGAGCGACAGGCCGAGCAGTTGCGCCAGGCTGCCGAGCAGGAAGAAGCGCAGTCCGCCGGCAGCGATGTTGTCCATCGCCATCATCGACAGGATGGTCACGCTAGGCAGCGGATTGAGCTGCATGGCGCCGGCCCAGAAGCCGCCGAACAGCGAGTCCAGCAAGAGGTTGCGGCGCTCGGCCTGGTACGGTTGCCGAGAATGGCGCGCCAACTGATAGGCCAGATGCGGCCAGAGAAATCCGTTGAAAACCAGCAGCCCCCAGCCCCACAGGGGCATCCCCAGCGGCTGTAGCGCAGCGGCCACACAGAAGAAGCCGATACCCAGCCCAACGGTGCGCGGCGGGTAGATGCGCCGAGCGAATGACAATCCCTTTCCGACTGCTGATCCCATTTCCGGCCTTGATCTGGAGTTCACACCGGGAACGCTAGCAGATCGCCATTACCACGCCTACCTGCTGGCATTCCCTAGAGACTCCCCCAGAAAAGACAAAACCCCTGAAACGCTAGGCATTTCAGGGGCTCTGGCCATATGTAATGGCGGAGAGATAGGGATTTGAACCCTAGGAGCCATTGCTGACTCAACGGATTTCGAATCCGTCCCGTTCGACCACTCCGGCATCTCTCCGTGCGGCGCGCATGATACCAGCTTGATTGCAGAACGCGAAGCTTTCTTTTGGAAATTTTCGCGTTCTTTCAGTCGCTTGCGCGCTTTGAACAGGTTAGAGCGGAACGCCGAGGCGTTGCGCGACTTCCTCGTAGGCTTCGATCACGTCGCCCAGGCCTTGGCGGAAGCGGTCCTTGTCCATCTTCTTGCGGGTTTCCTTGTCCCACAGGCGGCAGCCGTCCGGACTGAACTCGTCGCCAAGGACGATCTGGCCGTGGAACACGCCGAACTCCAGCTTGAAGTCGACCAGCAGCAGGCCGGCGTCGTCGAAGAGCTTGTTCAGCACTTCGTTGACCTTGAAGGAGTAGGCCTTCATCTGCGCCAGTTGCTCGAGGGTCGCCCAGCCAAAGGCCTGGACGTGGGATTCGTTGATGAAGGGGTCGCCCAGGGCGTCGTTCTTCAGGAACAGCTCGAAGGTCGGCGGCGTCAGCTGCAGGCCCTCTTCCACACCCAGGCGGCGCACCAGGCTGCCGGCGGCGTAGTTGCGCACTACGCACTCGACCGGAATCATCGCCAGCTTCTTCACCAGCACCTCGTTGTCCGACAGCAGTTTGTCGAACTGGGTGGGAATGCCGGCTTCTTCCAGCTTCTGCATGATGAAGGCGTTGAACTTGTTGTTCACCATGCCCTTGCGATCCAGCTGCTCGATGCGCTTGCCGTCGAACGCCGAGGTATCGTTGCGGAACAGCAGGACGAGGCGGTCGGCGTCGTCGGTGGTGTAAACCGATTTGGCCTTGCCGCGATAAAGTTCTTCGCGTTTTTCCATGATGGGCTCCGCTTGCTAGGTTGATGGGGTCAGGCGATCTCGCGCCAGTCGAGCCCCGAATGCTGATCGGCTACCTGCAGCCAGTCCGGGTCGCACCCGAGGGTGTCGACGAAACATTGCCGGGCCAGCTGCGGCGTGTTGTTCTTTTCGCTGAGGTGGGCCAGCACCAGGTGCTGCAGCCCTTCCCAGTCCAGCGCCGCGACCAGGTCGGCGGCCTGCTGGTTGTTCAAGTGTCCCCACTGGCCGCCCACGCGGGCCTTCAGCGGGTAGGGATAGGGACCACGGGCGAGCATCTCGCTGTCGTGGTTGGCCTCGACCACCAGCGCATCCAGGCCACGATAGCACTCCAGCACTTCGGCGGTGACGCTCCCCAGATCGGTCAACTGACCGAATCGCCGCCGACCATCGGAAAGCACGAACTGCAAGGGCTCGCGGGCATCGTGGGCGACGCCGACGGCGGTGATTTCCATGTCCTTGATCTGCAGACGCTGACCGGCCGTCAACAGCCCGGCGGGCTCCAATGGCTTGCGCAGTCCCTGCAGGGTTCCGGCGCTGAGGTAGACGGGTATCCGGTGGTGCCGGGCGAGCAATTCGACGCCATGCACATGATCGGCGTGTTCGTGCGTGACCAGGATCGCGTCCAGCTCGCCGGGTTCGATACCCAGGCGAGCCAGTCGCTTGACGGTTTCACGCAGCGGAAAGCCGCAATCGATCAGGACGCGGGCGTCAGAACTTCTCACCAAGGCCGAATTGCCCCGGCTTCCGCTCCCCAGGACCGCGAAGTGCATCACGCATGCTCTCTTGAATTTTTTCCAGCACGTTCTGCGCAACATCGGTCGGCGCGGAGGTGTTGATGTCCTTGTCGAGGGTTACCTGCACGGTGTTGT is a genomic window of Pseudomonas knackmussii B13 containing:
- a CDS encoding MBL fold metallo-hydrolase — its product is MHFAVLGSGSRGNSALVRSSDARVLIDCGFPLRETVKRLARLGIEPGELDAILVTHEHADHVHGVELLARHHRIPVYLSAGTLQGLRKPLEPAGLLTAGQRLQIKDMEITAVGVAHDAREPLQFVLSDGRRRFGQLTDLGSVTAEVLECYRGLDALVVEANHDSEMLARGPYPYPLKARVGGQWGHLNNQQAADLVAALDWEGLQHLVLAHLSEKNNTPQLARQCFVDTLGCDPDWLQVADQHSGLDWREIA
- a CDS encoding GreA/GreB family elongation factor; protein product: MDKKRVYQLILDRLEADLDIAVGAARTAHEAATHEENVAENKYDTLGLEAAYLAAGQSRRVEEIRQALARFQNLVLRDFDPDQGVQTSALVQLADQDDRLMWLFLGPDAAGLKVALDGQEILVISPRSPLGGALLNHQPGDELQVGKQVYEILDAS
- a CDS encoding diguanylate cyclase, with translation MGSAVGKGLSFARRIYPPRTVGLGIGFFCVAAALQPLGMPLWGWGLLVFNGFLWPHLAYQLARHSRQPYQAERRNLLLDSLFGGFWAGAMQLNPLPSVTILSMMAMDNIAAGGLRFFLLGSLAQLLGLSLAVALFGFTFISVATPLQVYACLPMLVIYPLAVGGGSFSLAKRLSEHKKALRAVSRTDSLTGLLNHGSWMDQLESEFQRCRQQHTRSSIALIDIDRFKNVNDTYGHVLGDMVIAELSRVLTHTLRDTDTPGRYGGDEFCVILPGTTQSLAVEVMQRLRQNFAKVRFELYPELMVSLSIGVASYSPYQVDACAWLNEADRALYQAKNQGRDQVVLGKPEAQPQ
- a CDS encoding RES family NAD+ phosphorylase, with protein sequence MASDAGAELWRRCQGEQTITPLRGKLVRLVESQEQVATLQLVDTLEEQALLEELIETSKPRLPQTTTDLHYLLKTPFRYPPLRWGSRFGRRHEPSLFYAALRLETAMAEGAYYRFVLWEGMSSPPPSGRILSEHASFEARFQVQRGVRLQQAPFAEHAAKLEDRQDYGLTQGLGSAMRGAGVEAFEYRSARCPLGGLNAALFAPSAFVDRRPRNLQPWLCETTGDYVAYKQAQVPDAPRLFPRETFLVDGRLPYPA
- a CDS encoding carboxymuconolactone decarboxylase family protein, with protein sequence MLFNWSEYVPAVKKAFGALGKKHPKMIAAYQALDAAAADGDALDAKTRELISLAVAITTRCDGCIGVHAEAARKAGASEAEVAQALATAIAMNAGAAYVYSLRALEAYESSAG
- a CDS encoding MbcA/ParS/Xre antitoxin family protein, producing MSALIQDSPSPDIVLAKAVLAAREQLGMTQQELADIVGVDRSAVSRWKGAGLRVNSKTGELALLLVRIYRALFALFGGNLEDMRHFLRTDNHHLGGVPLQLMEQVQGLVQVVEYLDAIRGKV
- the purC gene encoding phosphoribosylaminoimidazolesuccinocarboxamide synthase; its protein translation is MEKREELYRGKAKSVYTTDDADRLVLLFRNDTSAFDGKRIEQLDRKGMVNNKFNAFIMQKLEEAGIPTQFDKLLSDNEVLVKKLAMIPVECVVRNYAAGSLVRRLGVEEGLQLTPPTFELFLKNDALGDPFINESHVQAFGWATLEQLAQMKAYSFKVNEVLNKLFDDAGLLLVDFKLEFGVFHGQIVLGDEFSPDGCRLWDKETRKKMDKDRFRQGLGDVIEAYEEVAQRLGVPL
- a CDS encoding RcnB family protein, whose amino-acid sequence is MKKTLALLCAALALAGPLSSFAQPGPDRGPDHRPPGYGQPPKPGHDHGRSGHADPRYYRDPHYQPRPGMPVPHREWRRGWVVQPVYRSDRYWVTDWHARHLYAPPRDHRWLYVNGDYVLIAIATGAVVSVLAGY